In Arthrobacter sp. SLBN-112, a genomic segment contains:
- a CDS encoding sugar phosphate isomerase/epimerase family protein: protein MGNISLGLNLEFARYENGSFDWAMDRAAEIGYRYVEPMVHWGRELLSEAGYFHSRSMLDDPLKLKHAAESRSLRISSISSHAPLAKPDIAVDYLKQAIRYAAECGSPMIMVDDGPVSGWTTEEENFTLMKYTLQEAVMVAEPRGIAIAIETHGPFTATPQGLDRLMKLVDSPVLTINLDTGNSYLSENDPHAWLDDIISNVTHLHAKDISVEDARRYRGKVRGMLGCACGEGVIDWERIIRTLTSADHDTVLSVECGSLDAATKSFHYLNDVVRRVSQQSPQPIS, encoded by the coding sequence ATGGGAAATATCAGCCTTGGTCTCAATCTCGAGTTTGCACGCTACGAAAATGGGTCATTCGACTGGGCCATGGATCGAGCGGCGGAAATCGGCTACCGATACGTGGAGCCCATGGTCCACTGGGGCCGTGAACTCCTGAGCGAGGCCGGCTACTTCCACAGCAGGTCTATGCTGGATGACCCGCTGAAGCTCAAGCATGCAGCGGAAAGCCGCAGCCTGCGGATCTCGTCGATCTCCAGCCATGCGCCGCTGGCCAAACCAGATATCGCGGTGGACTACCTCAAACAGGCCATCCGCTACGCAGCTGAGTGTGGCTCGCCAATGATCATGGTCGACGACGGTCCCGTATCCGGATGGACCACCGAGGAGGAGAACTTCACCTTGATGAAGTACACCCTCCAAGAAGCCGTCATGGTCGCAGAACCTCGCGGCATCGCCATCGCCATCGAGACCCACGGCCCCTTCACGGCAACACCTCAAGGGCTGGACCGGCTAATGAAGCTTGTCGATAGCCCTGTCCTGACTATCAACCTGGACACCGGAAACAGCTACCTGAGTGAGAACGATCCTCACGCTTGGCTGGACGACATCATCTCCAACGTCACCCATCTGCACGCCAAAGATATCTCCGTCGAGGACGCCCGAAGATACCGCGGAAAAGTCCGCGGGATGCTTGGCTGCGCCTGCGGCGAAGGTGTCATTGACTGGGAACGCATCATTCGCACCCTGACATCCGCTGACCACGACACCGTTCTCTCCGTTGAGTGCGGGTCACTGGATGCCGCAACCAAGAGCTTCCACTACCTGAACGACGTCGTCAGGCGTGTAAGCCAACAATCTCCCCAACCCATCAGCTAA